The nucleotide window taaagaaagagacttcagtgacttcagaatatcgccaaaaggcgagtgctgaaagatgtccgcggcagtaaactccatgatcggcgcccaatcggatttgattggctggggcgcagagggttcggagtccggaaaggagtccggctccttggagtcacgagtctcgcggagtgcggggctggtgttcggctcaatcgccgttgggatcgcagcccccgaggcggcgtccaaccgcccatcctcgatcggcgcagttggctccgaattaaggatcggagccgatgcgggtgcggccttcagggcactgttcggcggcagagctagatcatgctcgtcgggacagtgcggcgcgctcggcagtggctcgaattcgtcgaggatcaagtccccgcggatgtcagccgtgtagtttaaacttccgaatctaacctgacggccagggacgtagctttcgatctgctccaagtggccaagtgaattggcccgcagtgcgaaaccgccgaagacgaagatctgtccggggaggaaggtctcaccctggactgcatcgctatcgatgatcgtaggagccatcgagcctgagggcgacgacacagagaaactctcaataaaagcaccaatatcggtgtcaaaaccggcggatctcgggtagggtgtcccgaactgtgcgtctaggctcgatggtaacaggaggcaagggacacgatgttttacccaggttcgggccctctcgatggaggtaaaaccctacgtcttgcttgattaatattgatgatatgggtagtacaagagtagatctaccacgagatcgaggaggctaaaccctagaagctagcctacagtatgattgttgatgtgtatcttgtcctacggactaaaactctccggtttatatagacaccggatagggttagggttacatagagtcagttacaatggtagaagatctaaatatccgcatcgccaagcttgtcttccacgccaaggaaagtcccttccggacacgggacggagtcttcaatcttgtatcttcatagtccaggagtccggctgaaggtatagttcgtccatccggacaccccctaatccaggactccctcagtggcaAAGAGGGTGCTTTAGCTGGAGGGGAAGGGTGGCTCCTACGCTTTCGTGGAGCCCAGGTAGGGGCCGACGATTGTTTGAGATAAAGAACCGGACAAGTCACCGGATGTGCAAGGCAGCGACGCGCCGACGGTGACTTTCCTGGGACCAAGCAGCGGCGACCTTCCGTGTTCTACTTTCCTTCAATGTTGGCGGTGGACACGGACGCACTGACCACCAACTCGTCGATCTCCACATAGTCGGCTTCTTACCCTGCCGGCAGGGCGCGGCTATGCGCGCGTTGATGACTGATGTCGCGGTCGCAGGCATGGGAGGCGCAGTATGACATGGCGTCGTCTACAGCAGCGATGATGCACGTGCCGCTGTGCTCACCCTGTGTGGTACTGGAGCAACTTGCCACTCCTCCACGAGCTGGCTTGCAGcagcgagttgctgaaccacacGCCGGCTTGGAGGGGCCACTTGCTTCGTCGGGCTAGGCGATGGAGGTGGAGCAGAGAGCTGCCTCGCTCGTATACGGCGGGCTCGGTGGGCCACCTAGCCGGTTTTTATGCCGGAGAACTGCTCTTCCTGCTCGTCAGATGCCATCGGAAGGATGGAGAAAATGACGGAAGGAGGAGATGGGGAGCAGCGGAGTGGTGTGATTCTTGCCCGACGTCTGGCCTCCTTTAAATAGCAGACAGACGGGAAGAGCATGCCCGACGTTGTGTTTAATGCCGTCCTGCTCGTGAACAGACGTGCAaccggagtaggtttctcggcttccacgcAGGTTTCATGAAGACGTTTGAATGTGACGAGGAGGCGTGTTCcgccgggcgtgcagcgggccGCGCCCTCGACTGGCGCACTGTTTTAGTGGTGGAGGCAATGAGAGGTAACGTCCGCTCCGAACCGTCTTCAATGTGGAACGACTGCTCTACAACgtcatgaatgcgggcagctggcgtcgGGCGGgggcgcgcgggcgaggaggatGGGTTTGGATGAGCCAGTGTGGTCAAAAGCGGATGTCGGCACTGTCCAGACGCCCGAAAAGTCTTTATATTTGTCTTCGGTTTACGAAAGAAAGTATGTTTGAACCGTCATATCACGCGGACTTTGGTTCAGACGGCTGCGGAGATTTGAAGGTCGTTGTTGGAGATGCGATGCGATGCCATtaccataccaggtgagcttatGGCCATGACCACCACAGCAACCGCGCCTGTCACTCGGACTTTTCCGGCATTTCGTGCGGCACAAAACAAACCTAACGTCACTGCTCACCAGTGGAAATTGTTGCAGTCCAGTGATCTGCTCAACCGCTGCCGCATCGAGCGACCGGTAGTTTTTAGTTTACCGCCAGTCGCAGTCCCGTGCTCATCCTGCTTCCCTAGCCATCCCGTTGAAACCGTCTCGAGATAGACAGAGCGCTGCGGAACTTCATGGCCGATGCATGGAGACGGGCGCGGGCGCGGTAGGTGGCTGCGTGATGCGATCGACGACGACGTACGGCACCGTGGCTTCCCCTGCCGAAGTCGCCTTCGATTTCCACTAGAGCCGCGCACGAACGAGAGAGTTTTCTCCCCTGCTCCGTCTACTCTACGCCGGATGTAGAAGCCGCGCGACCTCGTCGTATTGTAGCAAACGTAGTTTGTTACAACAACTGGCTAGCGTGTCAAAGTGAGGCTTTATACAATGCAAGACGTTTAGAGAAAAAAAAAAGCACATATGCTTATTTGTAGAAAATAGACGCTTAATTAGACGCCCCTTCTGTAGAAATAGAAGCTGGTGCTTTAGAAAAACcggtttatttttctaagcacctAGCATTGTACAAAGCCTTAATCAATAACAAGCGATAAGATATACTCCTACCGTTCAATAATATAATATGTGTAGATATTTTGAAAAGTCAAACTctacaaactttgaccaagtttataaagaaaatTATTTCTATTTAGAATACCAAATATATAAAGTATGAGACTACGTCTTACACTGAATCTAATGATATATGTTTCACATTCTAAATGTAAATATTTTTCTCCTCAAGCAAGCTAACTGATAACGAGCGTAGAATCTTTGACGGGTAAGTACGGCCTTCGTTTTGTAGTGCATCAGGCTAGTTATTATTAGTACCTCAATCGGCGATGTTCATTTGTGAAATCTCCTGTAGCAGTGCTTAGCGCAGTATCCTTTTCTAAAAAAGTGTTTAGTGCAGTTTAGTCCCATGTACATTTTTTTCTTGAGCCAATAGTCCCATATAGATGAAGATAATGCTTGAAGAAAAAAATAGAAGTGTTTTTTACGAAACAGATGAAGATAAATAAGGTCTAGTAGTGCAAATGAAAACAAACAACATCTTGCCGGCCTTGGTCTCCCGCCAAGACCTGGTATGTTTTTCTGACTTTGTCCACGAGACGCTGAAGAAGTAGTTGAAAAGGAAGACATCAAGCGTAACCACATGAGATCATGCACAGGTCCAAATCACCTCAAACAAGCTTTAGTCAGCCCATCAAAATCCGCTTTGTAACAGCGGGACAAATGCTTCACCTATCGGCTATCGCCATTGACCAGAGTCATGACTCCCTAGTTTTAGGACTGGGTACACTGCCATTGCCTCGATATTCAACATAACGATCAACGGGCTACATGACCATGCTCACCTCAATGCAAAAGACCACAAGGTCAGGATGAGGAAGGAGTCGAAGAGACTTGTTCCCGCACAATGGCATTTGCGTCTCCAAAACACCATTGCTTTTACACCAACACATAACCTTCATTGGGTTTGTAACATATGTCGCGCGTGGAATCAAACTCTCCTGCCAACCATCGTCGGAGCAGCGGTCCTAGCTGAGGGGATATACAACGACACTGACAAAGAAGATAAAACACATCACTCTTTCTTGTACCATGAGTACAAGGACAGTATGCCACACTTCATCCGTGCCACCGCGCTAAGGGAGGCTCTACGGAACCCTCTCACTTGTTGTTCCCTTGTTTTTTTTATATCAAAGTACTTTTTATTGCAAGGTGATTATCATATTATCTTTTACAAGAGTATCAACAATCTCTACGGATGGATTTTCCATCCGCACCGCACACACCTTGTTTTTCTTTTGACAATTTGTTGCTCCCTTTGGGTGATTCTACAGTACGCGCCGATGCTACCTCCTCAAGATAATTAATGGGCGGGCCAGTTTAAGAAACTACACACATCACCAGCTTTTTAGTAAAAAATTTCTATCGTTTTTTGGGGTAAAGCAACTCTTTGTTCATAAAAAACCACAAGAAATGGGATTACATTTGGGTCATGGGGTTCCAGAAACCACACGTGATGACCCGGTCCTAACTAAAGGGACAATCTAGCTAACTTATGAGCATCCTCATTGGCTAAACGACTTTCAAAAGAAAAATTACAACTGAAGTTAATTGCTATGTTTTTATCTTCACAATAATGACTCCATGATGACCCCAACTTCCTTTAGCTATATCACTTATCACCTGCTGTGCATCTGATgctacctcaaagttctggaggCCAAGATCTTCTGCCAACGTGAGGGCTTCGCACAAGCAAGTGTACTAGCATCTTGTAGACCGGGTATGATCAAAGATGAGCTCCCCATATAGTTACCATGATGATCTCGACAAACCTCCACTACTGCTCCTCCCGATCTTGAAACCCCTGCATCAACATGGATTTTAGCAAAACCCTAGGGTGGTGCTCTGGAGCGTGTTCTAGGACCTAGTCGCGCTCCACCAGCTCTACCACCCGCGGGCGGTTCCTTGATTATTTTAAGCTCAGAGATGAAACGGTTTATAAACACATGAGTTGCTCCGGGGCTTTGGAATATGCCTTCATGGATAGCTTGCCTCCTAGCAAACCAGATCGTAAAAAGAGTGTCTGCGATTTTCACAAAGTTAGTTTTtcgggagcaactagttaacgagcgctccttcgggagcctcgcaacgatcagcgccacttggcgcgctctcagccattcgtcacgtgtcgcgctctggatGCTTCCTTcagattttgtttttttattattttttcgcacgcgttttcggctttttaaacggttttttctccgggttttttcgacgttttggttttcccccggtctttcttagcttttcgatcaaaaaaattgaaaaaaaaatttgcgcgaaaaaacgcgttttcttttattttccttTCGTGAAAGTCACgttttttcttccgcgagaggcacggttgtgctttagcgagagtcacggccgtgcctttcgaaaacgaaaaaaaacgcgttttctgttttttttttctttcgtgagagtcacggttttgcttccgcgagaggcacggttgtgctttcgcgaaagtcacgaccgtgcctctaggaaaggaaaaaacaaaacacgttttctgtttttttttctttcgtgagagtcacggttttgcttccgcgagaggcacggttgtgctttcgcgaaaGTCATGGCCGTGCCTCTAGGAAAGGGATAAAaacacgttttctgtttttttttctttcgcgagagtcacggttttgcttcgcgagaggcacggttgtgccttcgcgagagtcacgccgtgcctctcagaaacgggaaaaaacgcgttttctgttttttttccttccacgagagtcacggttttgctttcacaagaggcacggttgtgatttcgcgagaggcacgggcgtgcctcttccggaaagggaaaaaaccatgctcccggttcggttttttcgcccggtttttttcgtccggttttttccatgaaaaaaaagttcgtcaaaacctatcaacatgagatccagttttgaagatctcgacgcgaggaatccaatgatgaaaacggttcaagatttggacgcacggtttaagagataaaacgttttgaataaacggatctacaaaaaagggaaaacttccaggttgcgacaagtggcgcgctgcatgtgcgTCACCTGTCGCGACCTAAGAAAATGgagtgttctttgcaacgagtactccttaattagtgatttcatAGTTTTTCTATCATCCTTCCTTATTTTCTGCTGGGCTGGGCTGCCAAGGACCAGTTGAGCTCCGCCCTAGTTACCTGGGCCTTTTTATACTGGAGAAAACAATTCTTTAACAAATTCGGGAGATAGTGAAGGCCCAGCAAGCACGAAAATGGGCTCCGAAGAGTCCAACTCGGCCCACGTAGGAAACGATTAACTCCCTAGGGTTTCacaagatatatatatatatatgctcaGCCGCCCCTCCCTCCCCTCCCTGCTACCCCCGCTTTCCtccccctcgcgccgccgccgccgccgccacctcctccgcAGTCAGCCCACCGCGAAGCGAGGTCGAATCAGCCATGGCGGACGCCAAGACCACCACGGCGGTCACCCTCCGCACCCGCAAGTTCATGACCAACCGCCTGCTCGCCCGCAAGCAGTTCGTGCTCGAGGTCATCCACCCCGGCCGCGCCAACGTCTCCAAGGTCTGAGATCTCGCCCCCCTCCTCTCGTTCCTTGGTTCCGTTGCATTTCGTCGTCGTTTCTGAAGCGCTCGTGTGCTTGTGCGCAGGCGGAGCTCAAGGAGAGGCTCGCCAAGGTGTACGAGGTCAAGGACCCCAACTGCATCTTCGTGTTCAAGTTCCGCACCCACTTCGGAGGCGGCAAGTCCTCCGGGTTTGGTCTCATCTACGACAACCTCGAGTCCGCCAAGAAGTTCGAGCCCAAGTACCGCCTCATCAGGGTACGGATCGGTTCTCCCTCGTTTCTTCTTCACATTGAGCTTAGTTGTGTCCTCTCGTCTAGATGTGCGCTAGTATTTGTTTGCGCTGTGCTCACCCATGGGTCGAGATGTAGTGATTTGTATTGATCTAACTGAGGCTTCTTAGTCTCGGTGAATTTTATGCTGCTCACTTAGGTTTCTTTTGATTCGAGTTAGAAAGCTAGATTTGCTTCCATTTTGTGTTTTGGAAGTGGCCTGATTAGCAGAAGTTACTGTTTGCTAGATTAAGTGAGTTAGTGGTAGGAAACTATAATTTGGAACGACTCGTTCTGTGGGTGACCTTTTGGTTTGTTTGCTCAAACCTCAGTTTGCAGGTTTGAATGCTATTGTCAGGTTAAGTTACCCCCATGTCCTTCCAGGATAAAGTTAACCCTTTCTAATCCATCAGTGTTTGTCAGGTTAAGTCCCAAACCCATCCCATAGCTTGAACGAAATTGGCTGTTAGGTTGAAATGGCGCTAAGAATGGCATATTGTCTTGCAAATTGAGTATAATGATCTTCTATAAGTCATTA belongs to Triticum urartu cultivar G1812 chromosome 7, Tu2.1, whole genome shotgun sequence and includes:
- the LOC125521696 gene encoding 40S ribosomal protein S24-1; its protein translation is MADAKTTTAVTLRTRKFMTNRLLARKQFVLEVIHPGRANVSKAELKERLAKVYEVKDPNCIFVFKFRTHFGGGKSSGFGLIYDNLESAKKFEPKYRLIRNGLATKVEKSRKQIKERKNRTKKIRGVKKTKAGDAKKK